A stretch of Hoplias malabaricus isolate fHopMal1 chromosome 10, fHopMal1.hap1, whole genome shotgun sequence DNA encodes these proteins:
- the LOC136708035 gene encoding endothelin-2, producing the protein MALYTILLFSISWSAALHQGFGFPVVDQSNTRDSKPTHRVRIKRCSCNNQLDLECHYFCHLDIVWVNTPSKTTVYGLGSPLARRRRSTDRCLCSISADRTCNRFCVHSTENAAANMKTPSQRVRKHPDLQPGLESLVNAGPVIIIQSSEDRADFKKFLRSLMRAKLMAKKKDAAHTKPRGSRAQRLGYR; encoded by the exons GGTTTGGTTTTCCAGTGGTAGATCAATCAAATACTAGGGACTCCAAGCCAACACACAGAGTGCGGATTAAACGATGCTCATGCAACAACCAGCTGGACTTGGAGTGCCACTACTTTTGCCATCTGGATATCGTCTGGGTGAACACACCAAG TAAAACAACTGTATATGGGCTGGGCAGCCCACTAGCTCGACGTCGCAGATCTACTGACCGCTGCCTTTGCTCTATCTCTGCTGACCGAACCTGCAACAGATTCTGTGTCCACAG TACAGAGAATGCTGCGGCCAACATGAAGACTCCATCTCAGagagtgaggaaacatcctgaTCTTCAGCCTGGCTTAGAAAGCCTGGTCAATGCTGGACCAGTAATAATCATTCAAAGTTCTGAAGACAGAGCAGATTTTAAGAAATTCCTCAG GAGCCTGATGAGGGCTAAATTAATGGCAAAGAAGAAGGATGCTGCTCACACCAAGCCAAGAGGTTCCAGGGCCCAAAGACTGGGATATAGATAA